The genomic interval ACAGCTACGGGAGCTATGACATCGACGGCTCGCTCGGAGCGCTCGACGCCGCGTACGACCACCCCAACAAGGCGATCGTGTTCTCGTCGGGCGATGCCGGCTACGACGTCTCCTGGCCGGCCTCGCTGAACACGGTGGTGGCGGTGGGCGGGACGGCGCTTCATCTCAACCCGGACGGGACGTACGGCAGCGAGACGGCATGGGGACCGACGGCGACGGCGGCGTACGGCACCGGATCCGGGTGCGCGAACGGCGCCTCGGGGCTCTTCCCGGCCGAGCCGGCGAGGACGTTCCAGACCACGGTCGCGAACTGGGCAGCCACAGGGTGCGGGACATCGCGCGGGGACAACGACGTGTCGGCCAACGCCGACCCCGACACCGGCTCCGCGATCTACTCGCTGCCCACCGGATGGGTGACCGTCGGCGGCACCAGCCTTGCCGCTCCGCTGATCGCGGCGGTGTTCGCGCTCAAGGGCAACGCCGCGAGCGTCCCGTACCCGGCCTCGCTGCTGTACGCTAAGGCCGGAACGTCGGCGTTCAACGACCCCGCCGCGGGGTCGAACGACACCGGTGTCGCAACGGTGCCCTGCGATACGACCACGACGGCATGCAGGGCGGCACCGGGATACGACCTGCCCACGGGCGTCGGCACGCCGCACGGGATCGGCGGCTTCTAGCCGGCTTGCCGCCCGCGGCGCTCGGGCCGGCCCGAGCGCCGCACCACCGATCATCTACAGTGCGCGCGTGCCCGTCGCATCGCGCGTGATCGAGTCCCCGTTGGGACCGCTGCTGCTCGTCGGGCGCGACGGGGCGCTGACCCAGCTCTGGATGACGCCCTTCCCGGTTCCTGATGACGCGCCTGCGGACGCCCGGGACGCGGGCGTGCTCGACGAGACCGCGCGCCAGCTCGACGCGTACTTCGCCGGGGATCTCAGCGCCTTCGACGTGCCGCTCGAGCTGGACGGCACGACCTTCCAGCGCCGGGTCTGGGAGGAGCTGCTGCGCATCCCCTTCGGCGAGCGGATCAGCTACGGCGAGCTGGCCCGCCGCGTCGGCCGGCCGGGATCCGCTCGCGCCGTCGGACTTGCCAA from Gaiellales bacterium carries:
- a CDS encoding methylated-DNA--[protein]-cysteine S-methyltransferase, giving the protein MPVASRVIESPLGPLLLVGRDGALTQLWMTPFPVPDDAPADARDAGVLDETARQLDAYFAGDLSAFDVPLELDGTTFQRRVWEELLRIPFGERISYGELARRVGRPGSARAVGLANGRNPVSIIVPCHRVVGSDGRLTGYGGGLDRKAWLLDHEGRQGRGQLALGIGASAHPG
- a CDS encoding S8 family serine peptidase; this translates as MAPVVARRLVVMLVLAASALAAGASPAAAGTASSYGARAACTTGQIRCMALIRTRDGTVMHAASAALLPAGYGPAAYHTAYGLPTQTPLVAGSTTAHRAITVAIVEAWDYGNAYADLTTYSQAYGLPVLPKCSATVKNACFLKVNMGAPAGSARRTGWYIETALDIETVHAICQNCRIVLVESADDTAESFAAAENRAATAAPIVSNSYGSYDIDGSLGALDAAYDHPNKAIVFSSGDAGYDVSWPASLNTVVAVGGTALHLNPDGTYGSETAWGPTATAAYGTGSGCANGASGLFPAEPARTFQTTVANWAATGCGTSRGDNDVSANADPDTGSAIYSLPTGWVTVGGTSLAAPLIAAVFALKGNAASVPYPASLLYAKAGTSAFNDPAAGSNDTGVATVPCDTTTTACRAAPGYDLPTGVGTPHGIGGF